The Lentzea guizhouensis genome contains a region encoding:
- a CDS encoding MarR family winged helix-turn-helix transcriptional regulator has translation MSDEARTLTDVVTRLRRALRTSIRADWPWESLPMAQVELLQTLAERPPMKVGDLAASLRLAPNTVSGLVSQLIDSGLVVRGADPKDRRVARLSVSPRGHEQLLVWQREHEKRIGAALGKLETSEREDVVRALKALDHLVEHLAEPT, from the coding sequence ATGTCAGACGAAGCCCGCACGCTCACCGACGTCGTCACCCGCCTGCGCCGGGCGCTGCGGACGAGCATCCGGGCGGACTGGCCGTGGGAGTCCCTGCCGATGGCGCAGGTAGAGCTGCTGCAGACCCTTGCGGAACGCCCGCCGATGAAGGTCGGCGACCTCGCCGCGTCGTTGCGGCTGGCCCCCAACACGGTGTCCGGTTTGGTGTCCCAGCTGATCGACTCGGGCCTCGTCGTGCGCGGCGCCGACCCCAAGGACAGGCGGGTAGCACGACTATCCGTCTCACCGCGTGGACACGAACAGCTGCTCGTCTGGCAGCGCGAACACGAGAAGCGGATCGGCGCCGCGCTGGGCAAGCTGGAGACCTCCGAACGGGAGGACGTCGTGCGCGCGCTGAAGGCCTTGGACCACCTGGTGGAGCACCTTGCCGAACCGACCTGA
- a CDS encoding SAM-dependent methyltransferase, whose protein sequence is MSERVGWVPEGVDTGKPSAARLYDYLLGGGHNFAADRALAEKFLQAQPNARTIARLNRAFLRRAVLFMMDNGIRQFLDLGSGIPTVGNVHEIAQKADPEARVVYVDFEEVAVAHSQLILEEDPRAVVVQEDMTKPVAVLKAARESGLVDFTQPVGVLTVGVFHFVSPQADPKAVVAAYRDAVPEGSYLAFSQFTQDLQPEEMAGVVEVMKKSQNPMFPRTMSEIEGFFAGFELVEPGVVPLPLWRPEGTNTDDPDKAGIYAAVGRKI, encoded by the coding sequence ATGTCTGAACGGGTGGGCTGGGTCCCTGAGGGCGTCGACACCGGGAAGCCGAGTGCCGCCAGGTTGTACGACTACCTGCTCGGCGGGGGGCACAACTTCGCGGCGGACCGGGCGCTGGCGGAGAAGTTCCTGCAGGCACAGCCCAACGCGCGCACGATCGCGCGGCTCAACAGGGCGTTCCTGCGCAGGGCCGTGTTGTTCATGATGGACAACGGGATCAGGCAGTTCCTCGACCTGGGCAGCGGCATCCCGACGGTCGGCAACGTGCACGAGATCGCGCAGAAGGCGGACCCGGAGGCGCGGGTCGTGTACGTGGACTTCGAGGAGGTCGCGGTCGCGCACAGCCAGCTCATCCTGGAGGAGGACCCGCGTGCGGTGGTCGTCCAGGAGGACATGACCAAGCCCGTCGCCGTGCTCAAGGCGGCGCGGGAGAGCGGGCTGGTCGACTTCACGCAACCGGTGGGCGTGCTGACGGTCGGGGTCTTCCACTTCGTGTCTCCGCAGGCAGATCCGAAGGCGGTCGTGGCGGCCTACCGCGACGCCGTGCCCGAGGGCAGCTACCTGGCGTTCTCGCAGTTCACGCAGGACCTGCAGCCGGAGGAGATGGCCGGGGTCGTCGAGGTCATGAAGAAGAGCCAGAACCCGATGTTCCCGCGCACGATGAGCGAGATCGAGGGGTTCTTCGCCGGGTTCGAGCTGGTCGAGCCAGGTGTCGTGCCGTTGCCGCTGTGGCGGCCGGAGGGCACGAACACGGATGATCCGGACAAGGCGGGCATCTACGCCGCCGTCGGCCGGAAGATCTAG
- a CDS encoding NACHT domain-containing protein has protein sequence MRSQVVALHNRIRLPHIGVSRAVRYEELYVRPAIQTHPGPLGAPGDRRVILGDPGAGKSTFAAKFAHDTASDELGRVPFLLVLREFTASFDEGGHDLVHYLEKLCQAPYNIKPPQDAVDYLLRSGRAVVVLDGLDEVVRTESRRRVVKLVEGFAHIYPLVPILVTARRIGYYEAPLSNELFTTARIRDFTEDQVRTYVEHWFVLDEATSPAERHRLVTSFMEDSGQIPDLRSNPLLLTLLCAMYSSDRYLPRNLAQVYERCALMLFEQWDAKRGIPLPMKFHGRLRGAVQHLAWTMFTARESGRAQSRSKIMTTLTNYLEGMIDDHDESVATAEQFLEFCTGRAWILTDVGATRFEPQFGFTHRTFLEYFAAEHLVRIHRTAKDLWAAMARNITQWEVVAQIALQLHDRNVAGGVDELLAEALEHGGLDFAVRSLHYMHPSTRTVRAIAVAAVHKSVRVRDRVSIAKRDLSDADDALYTCMYFASAANQQVIEKAVADEIGLLVQAHVVGAAVVLDSFGRPDQPAGTRWADVHRALLAQHREDLTRTLNASPWGAAVLFAEPESLEQLLRRFGPASMYVCGNFHRFSYPSAAKSLIHHNVLPFSDDAAASLADTMTESSTPWAPQTAFNCSDVILNMCDERTDSLRLMLALPYLELFCTYHASNAWAPTYTMLVNGRTDELARPAVLDRLERLPLSARVRAFLSSWVQHEISVTVPDQPSLLPRRLPRRQLRSAAPAGTSPAPATEPSQS, from the coding sequence ATGCGCAGCCAGGTCGTCGCTTTGCACAACAGGATCAGGTTGCCGCACATCGGGGTCAGCCGTGCGGTCCGGTACGAAGAGCTCTACGTCCGGCCCGCGATCCAGACGCACCCCGGTCCGCTCGGCGCGCCGGGAGACCGCAGGGTGATCCTCGGTGACCCCGGGGCGGGCAAGTCCACGTTCGCCGCGAAGTTCGCGCACGACACAGCCTCCGACGAGTTGGGACGGGTGCCGTTCCTGCTGGTGCTGAGGGAGTTCACCGCCTCCTTCGACGAAGGGGGACATGATCTGGTGCACTACCTCGAAAAGCTGTGCCAGGCGCCGTACAACATCAAGCCTCCGCAGGACGCGGTCGACTACCTGCTGCGCAGCGGGCGCGCCGTGGTGGTGCTGGACGGGCTGGACGAGGTGGTGCGCACCGAGTCGCGCCGACGCGTCGTGAAGCTGGTCGAAGGATTCGCGCACATCTACCCACTGGTTCCGATTCTCGTGACCGCCCGCAGGATCGGCTACTACGAGGCGCCGCTGTCCAACGAGTTGTTCACGACCGCGCGCATCCGCGACTTCACCGAGGACCAGGTGCGGACCTACGTCGAGCACTGGTTCGTGTTGGACGAGGCCACCTCGCCTGCCGAACGGCATCGACTCGTGACCTCCTTCATGGAGGACAGCGGGCAGATCCCCGACCTGCGCAGCAACCCGTTGCTGCTCACGCTGCTGTGCGCCATGTACTCCAGCGATCGTTACCTGCCGCGCAACCTCGCGCAGGTCTACGAACGGTGCGCACTGATGCTCTTCGAACAGTGGGACGCCAAACGCGGCATCCCGTTGCCGATGAAGTTCCACGGACGGCTTCGCGGTGCGGTGCAGCACCTGGCCTGGACGATGTTCACCGCGCGCGAGTCCGGCCGGGCGCAGTCGCGAAGCAAGATCATGACGACGCTGACGAACTACCTCGAAGGCATGATCGACGACCACGACGAATCCGTGGCGACAGCGGAACAGTTCCTCGAGTTCTGCACCGGACGCGCATGGATCCTCACCGATGTCGGAGCGACGAGGTTCGAACCGCAGTTCGGCTTCACCCATCGGACCTTCCTGGAGTACTTCGCCGCTGAACACCTCGTGCGGATCCACCGGACCGCGAAGGATTTGTGGGCCGCCATGGCCCGGAACATCACCCAGTGGGAAGTGGTGGCCCAGATCGCGCTGCAGCTGCACGACCGCAACGTCGCAGGCGGTGTCGATGAGTTGCTGGCAGAAGCACTTGAACACGGTGGCCTGGACTTCGCGGTGCGATCACTGCACTACATGCACCCCAGCACTCGAACCGTGCGAGCGATCGCCGTGGCCGCGGTGCACAAGTCGGTTCGCGTCCGCGACCGGGTGAGCATCGCGAAACGCGACCTCTCCGACGCGGACGACGCGCTGTACACCTGCATGTACTTCGCCTCAGCCGCGAACCAGCAGGTGATCGAGAAGGCCGTGGCCGATGAGATCGGTCTGCTCGTTCAAGCCCATGTGGTCGGCGCTGCCGTTGTGCTCGACAGCTTCGGCAGGCCGGACCAACCCGCCGGCACCCGATGGGCGGACGTCCACCGCGCGCTGCTGGCGCAGCACCGGGAGGACCTGACCCGCACCTTGAACGCCTCACCATGGGGTGCGGCAGTGCTGTTCGCAGAACCTGAGTCGTTGGAGCAGCTACTCCGGCGTTTCGGTCCGGCCTCCATGTACGTCTGCGGCAACTTCCACCGCTTCTCTTACCCCAGCGCGGCGAAAAGCCTCATCCATCACAACGTTCTGCCGTTTTCCGACGATGCGGCCGCCTCACTGGCCGACACCATGACCGAATCGTCGACCCCATGGGCACCGCAGACCGCGTTCAACTGCTCAGACGTGATCCTCAACATGTGCGATGAACGCACCGACAGCCTCCGGCTGATGCTCGCTCTGCCGTACCTCGAGTTGTTCTGCACCTATCACGCGTCCAACGCCTGGGCACCGACGTACACGATGCTCGTCAACGGGCGCACGGATGAACTGGCCCGCCCAGCCGTACTCGATCGGCTGGAACGGCTCCCGCTGTCGGCCAGGGTTCGCGCGTTCCTCAGCAGCTGGGTGCAGCACGAGATCAGCGTGACAGTGCCAGACCAGCCATCGCTGCTCCCACGCCGGCTGCCACGCCGACAACTGCGTTCAGCAGCGCCAGCCGGTACTTCTCCTGCTCCAGCAACCGAACCGTCTCAAAGCTGA
- a CDS encoding MFS transporter, with amino-acid sequence MNWFVTESPRPAWIARWPNARWLVIATVCFGAFMGQLDASIVTLAFPAMAEHFGHDPELISISYLITLVVLLVPMGRIADKIGRKIVYIYGFALFTAASIACVYAPNFELLIGARVAQAAGAAMLQANSVALVTTNVPAASRRKALGVQAAAQAAGLAAGPLLGGYLVEHHGWQAVFAINVPIGVLAMIAGHYLLPRTKTAHEQKAPLTTKVLPGLLGVGLTYAALFAPMTFLPFTMKQPLAHIGLTVAALPLGFAVAATLIHRTGAKTGALITAVALIMPVPLTVHLLAAGIGLGIIAPSCTKRVMGALPDNQAGVGSGMVNVARGLGTALGVAVASLLVHTFQ; translated from the coding sequence ATGAACTGGTTCGTGACGGAGTCGCCGAGGCCGGCCTGGATCGCGCGGTGGCCGAACGCGCGTTGGCTGGTCATCGCGACCGTGTGTTTCGGGGCGTTCATGGGGCAGTTGGACGCCTCGATCGTCACGCTCGCGTTTCCGGCGATGGCGGAGCACTTCGGGCACGACCCGGAGCTCATCTCGATCAGTTACCTGATCACGCTGGTGGTGTTGCTCGTCCCAATGGGCAGGATCGCCGACAAGATCGGGCGCAAGATCGTCTACATCTACGGGTTCGCGCTCTTCACGGCGGCGTCCATCGCGTGCGTGTACGCGCCGAACTTCGAGCTGTTGATCGGGGCGAGGGTCGCGCAGGCGGCCGGTGCGGCGATGTTGCAGGCCAACAGTGTTGCGCTGGTGACGACGAACGTGCCGGCGGCCAGCAGGCGCAAGGCGCTCGGCGTCCAGGCGGCGGCGCAGGCGGCGGGACTGGCGGCGGGGCCGTTGCTGGGCGGGTACCTCGTCGAGCACCACGGGTGGCAGGCGGTGTTCGCGATCAACGTGCCCATCGGGGTCTTGGCCATGATCGCGGGGCACTACCTGCTGCCGCGCACCAAGACCGCGCATGAGCAGAAGGCGCCCCTCACGACGAAGGTCCTGCCGGGGCTGTTAGGTGTTGGGCTCACGTACGCGGCGTTGTTCGCGCCGATGACGTTCTTGCCGTTCACCATGAAACAGCCGTTGGCGCACATAGGGCTGACGGTTGCCGCGCTGCCGTTGGGGTTCGCGGTGGCCGCGACGCTCATCCACAGAACGGGCGCGAAGACCGGGGCGTTGATCACAGCGGTAGCGCTGATCATGCCGGTGCCACTGACGGTCCACCTGCTGGCGGCGGGGATCGGGCTGGGGATCATCGCGCCGTCGTGCACGAAACGGGTGATGGGTGCGTTACCGGACAACCAGGCCGGTGTGGGCAGCGGGATGGTCAACGTGGCGCGCGGGCTCGGGACCGCGCTCGGGGTCGCGGTGGCGTCGCTGTTGGTTCACACGTTCCAGTGA
- a CDS encoding CrcB family protein: protein MPNRPDPRFVALVSLGGGLGGVARFALTVFVPGAVGVFVINVLGSFLIGVLMGLVPRPLVRAFFGVGFLGGFTTFSSYAVAGRPLFLLLTPVCAVVAAFVGVRVTR from the coding sequence TTGCCGAACCGACCTGACCCGCGGTTCGTCGCCCTGGTGTCGCTCGGGGGTGGGCTTGGCGGGGTAGCTCGTTTTGCGCTGACGGTGTTCGTGCCGGGGGCCGTCGGGGTGTTCGTGATCAACGTGCTGGGGTCGTTCTTGATCGGCGTGTTGATGGGGCTGGTGCCGCGGCCGTTGGTCCGTGCGTTCTTCGGCGTGGGGTTTTTGGGTGGGTTCACGACGTTCTCGTCGTATGCGGTGGCTGGGCGGCCGTTGTTTCTCTTGCTGACGCCGGTTTGTGCTGTGGTTGCGGCGTTTGTCGGGGTGCGGGTGACGCGGTGA